In Longimicrobiaceae bacterium, the sequence TGTACGGGAGCCCCGCCTCGTCGAGCTGCGCCAGCACCGCGGAGGTCTTCGCCATCTGCATGAGGGAGAAGATCCCCTCCATCATCCGCGCCCCTCCGGACGCAGACACCACGATCAGCGGCGCCTTCCGCTCCAGCGCCTGCAGCCCGGCGCGGGCGATCTTCTCCCCCACCACCGAGCCCATGGAGCCGCCGATGAAGGCGAAGTCCATGACCGCCAGGAGCACCGGGATCCCCTCCAGCGCCCCCGCGCCCGTGATCACCGCGTCGCCGTGGGCGCTCTTGCGCTCCGCCTGCGCCAGGCGCTCCCGGTACGGCTTGAGGTCCACGAACTCCAGCGGGTCGCCCGAGCGCAGGTTGCGGTCGTGCTCGCGGAAGCTCCCCTCGTCGGTGAGCAGCGCCACGTACCCCGCCGCCGAGAGCCGGAGGTGGTGACCGCACTGCGGACAGACGTTCCAGTTCTCCCGCAGCTTCTCCCGGTACAGGATCTCCCCGCACGAGGGGCACTTCTCCCACACGTTCGCCGGGATGTCGCGGCGATCCGCGGCCTGCAGGGGCGTCTTCGGCTTACGGAACCAGGCCATGATCGGAAATCCGGGTGTCTGGAGGGGCGGGCGTCATCGTCGTGCC encodes:
- the accD gene encoding acetyl-CoA carboxylase, carboxyltransferase subunit beta yields the protein MAWFRKPKTPLQAADRRDIPANVWEKCPSCGEILYREKLRENWNVCPQCGHHLRLSAAGYVALLTDEGSFREHDRNLRSGDPLEFVDLKPYRERLAQAERKSAHGDAVITGAGALEGIPVLLAVMDFAFIGGSMGSVVGEKIARAGLQALERKAPLIVVSASGGARMMEGIFSLMQMAKTSAVLAQLDEAGLPYISILTDPTTGGVTASYAMLGDANLGEPGALIGFAGPRVIEQTIKQELPEGFQRSEFLLEHGMLDAIVDRRAMKREVARLLRHMMGIPAPEEYAGAASGNGNGA